From a single Fusarium fujikuroi IMI 58289 draft genome, chromosome FFUJ_chr03 genomic region:
- a CDS encoding related to YJU2-Essential nuclear protein, putative spliceosomal component yields MSERKVLQKYYPPDFDPSALQRRRGPKNAGPRIQQVRIMCPFTMRCTRCGAFSNRGLKKNARKETPPDEKYLGIQIVKLSFRCSSCSSEIIIKTDPKNQDYVVVSGAVRNNEPWRNRAAEEESVEQRLDRLEREEAEAAGEEELDKMEELEAKNQDAQREMAAADALDEIRHRNARINRSEKEGVDFVDTIVRTEDEERKQQEKEDEEAAKAAFAAARAQVESSAKVAEPDETPVELQAPAPTFKRAVKKKKDHAAALGLKKKSS; encoded by the exons ATGTCGGAACGCAAAGTCCTACAGAAATACTACCCTCCCGACTTTGATCCAAGCGCTCTTCAACGTCGCCGTGGTCCCAAGAACGCTGGACCTCGCATTCAGCAGGTTCGCATAATGTGTCCA TTCACCATGCGATGCACACGATGTGGCGCCTTCTCAAATCGCGGTTTGAAGAAGAACGCTCGCAAGGAGACTCCTCCAGACGAAAAGTACTTGGGAATACAGATTGTCAAACTTAGTTTCAGGTGTTCTTCCTGCAGCTCGGAGATCATTATCAAGACCGACCCAAAGAACCAAGACTATGTTGTAGTCAGTGGAGCGGTGAGGAACAATGAGCCGTGGAGGAATCGCgcggctgaggaagagagtgTTGAACAACGTCTGGACAGGttggaaagagaagaagcagaagccgcaggcgaggaagagttggacaagatggaagagctggaaGCCAAGAACCAGGATGCTCAACGAGAGATGGCCGCCGCTGACGCCTTGGACGAAATCCGACACAGAAACGCTCGCATCAACCGATCCGAGAAAGAAGGTGTGGATTTTGTAGATACTATCGTACGAacagaagacgaagagagaAAACAACAGGAAaaggaggacgaagaagctGCTAAGGCAGCATTCGCTGCGGCTCGAGCTCAGGTGGAAAGCTCTGCGAAGGTTGCTGAGCCAGACGAAACACCTGTTGAGCTGCAAGCCCCAGCGCCAACCTTCAAGAGGGCGgttaaaaagaagaaggatcatGCAGCTGCTCTGGGACTGAAAAAGAAATCGTCATGA
- a CDS encoding  KIN17 protein-like protein, giving the protein MPKAEVGSTKYVANRMKAKGLQRLRWYCQVCEKQCRDANGFRQHTMSESHVRQMLLVGEDPKKYIKSYTQQFQSDFLQLLRTGHGEKQVHINHFYQEYIRNKEHIHMNATSFASLTEFAKHLGREGLCRVEENDKGVHIAWIDRSPEALRRQDALRRKEAQDQGNEEIEQRMIREQIKRAQATAGIREEEKEEDNEARELKRQEGEKIKLSFGAKPAASETKSSESPAPDTTAPEAESSKTADTTADKGKGPEVAPAKPGGFGGLSMKLGGKPQTKNVFAQAKKNALASGSKKPAKIEQPKKMSEAERIMKEEMEKKRSRESAGFSFGMGSGKKQRNN; this is encoded by the exons ATGCCAAAGGCCGAGGTCGGTTCAACGAAATACGTCGCAAACCGcatgaaggccaagggcCTTCAGCGTTTGAGATGGTACTGTCAAGTTTGCG AAAAGCAATGCAGGGACGCGAATGGCTTCCGTCAGCACACA ATGTCCGAATCTCACGTTCGACAAATGTTGCTTGTCGGCGAAGACCCCAAGAAATACATAAAATCGTACACGCAGCAGTTTCAGTCAGactttcttcagcttctcagGACCGGTCACGGTGAAAAGCAGGTCCATATAAACCATTTTTATCAGGAGTACATACGAAACAAAGAACACATACACATGAATGCCACCTCTTTTGCCAGCTTAACGGAATTCGCAAAACATCTTGGCCGCGAGGGACTTTGCCGCGTCGAAGAAAACGATAAGGGTGTTCACATAGCGTGGATAGATCGGTCTCCAGAAGCCCTAAGACGACAGGACGCATTAAGACGCAAAGAGGCCCAGGATCAAGGCAACGAGGAGATAGAACAGCGGATGATTCGGGAGCAGATTAAGCGAGCACAAGCCACCGCTGGCATTcgggaagaggagaaagaggagGACAATGAAGCTCGAGAGCTAAAGCGACAAGAaggcgagaagatcaagctctCATTTGGAGCGAAGCCAGCTGCTTCTGAAACAAAGTCATCAGAAAGCCCCGCGCCTGACACAACGGCCCCTGAAGCAGAATCCTCGAAGACAGCAGACACAACTGCGGACAAAGGGAAAGGGCCAGAAGTAGCGCCAGCAAAGCCCGGTGGATTTGGAGGTCTTTCAATGAAGCTTGGCGGAAAGCCTCAGACCAAGAACGTTTTCgcccaggccaagaagaacgcCCTCGCTTCAGGATCGAAGAAACCAGCCAAAATCGAACAACCAAAGAAAATGAGTGAGGCTGAACGTAtaatgaaggaggagatggagaagaaacgATCAAGAGAGTCTGCTGGATTCAGCTTTGGTATGGGCTCTGGTAAGAAGCAGAGAAACAACTGA
- a CDS encoding related to SPT4-transcription elongation protein encodes MSTSNYVSTGQARYLRACMVCSVVMTYARFRDEGCPNCEEFLHLQHSQDQIESCTSQVFEGVITLANPAKSWIARYQRLDNYVPGMYAIKVSGQLPDEIRSTLEDEYRIQYIPRDGTEAENDA; translated from the exons ATGTCGACTTCCAACTACGTCTCTACCGGCCAAGCGCGCTACCTACGAGCATGCATGGTCTGCTCTGTTGTCATGACCTACGCC CGCTTCCGCGACGAAGGCTGCCCGAACTGCGAAGAGTttctgcatcttcagcacTCGCAAGACCAGATTGAGAGCTGCACCTCCCAAGTCTTCGAGGGAGTCATCACCCTCGCAAACCCGGCCAAATCATGGATCGCACGGTACCAGCGCCTTGACAACTATGTTCCTGGCATGTACGCCATCAAAGTGTCAGGTCAACTCCCCGACGAAATTCGATCGACGCTGGAAGACGAGTATAGAATACAGTACATTCC ACGTGACGGCACAGAGGCGGAGAACGATGCATAG